A portion of the Chromobacterium sp. IIBBL 290-4 genome contains these proteins:
- a CDS encoding lytic transglycosylase domain-containing protein — MTVSIRLCRVAFAMICAAQAEASCFNLSGGKYGVDPLLLKAIAWQESDFRSITHPANRNGSVDIGWMGINTGWLPTLSRWGITRERLLSDACLNVQTGAWVLQQCMKAHGATWKAVGCYNARSAVKQQRYVGLIWQKWQRLQRGERGDIADTSPEVRANSVDTAWRAGTGG, encoded by the coding sequence ATGACTGTTTCTATCAGGCTGTGTCGCGTGGCGTTTGCCATGATTTGCGCGGCGCAGGCCGAGGCCAGTTGCTTCAATTTGTCTGGCGGGAAATATGGAGTCGATCCCCTGCTGTTGAAAGCCATCGCTTGGCAGGAGTCCGATTTTCGTTCCATCACGCATCCGGCCAATCGAAACGGTTCTGTCGATATTGGCTGGATGGGGATCAATACCGGCTGGCTGCCGACATTATCGCGTTGGGGCATCACCCGGGAGAGATTGCTGAGCGATGCCTGCCTCAATGTCCAAACCGGCGCGTGGGTTTTGCAGCAGTGCATGAAGGCGCATGGAGCCACATGGAAGGCGGTCGGTTGCTACAACGCGCGCAGCGCCGTGAAGCAGCAGCGCTATGTCGGTTTGATCTGGCAGAAATGGCAGCGATTGCAAAGAGGAGAGCGAGGCGATATCGCCGATACCTCTCCGGAAGTGCGGGCAAATTCTGTTGATACGGCCTGGCGAGCCGGTACGGGAGGGTGA